A single genomic interval of Neisseria leonii harbors:
- a CDS encoding glutathione peroxidase — protein MGITIKTEADLQGQKVPSAVFHTRQGDAWVDVSTDELFKGKKVAVFSLPGAFTPTCSSTHLPRYNELAKEFYARGVDSILCVSVNDTFVMNAWLADQEAENIVVIPDGNGDFTRGMGMLVSKEQLGFGDRSWRYSMLVDDGVIEKAFIEPVKDGDPFEVSDADTMLKYIDPQWKAQESVAVFTKPGCPFCAKAKALLEEKGLAYEEIVLGKDASTTSVRAITGKTSVPQVFIGGKHIGGSDELAAYFAG, from the coding sequence ATGGGTATCACCATCAAAACCGAAGCCGATCTGCAAGGCCAAAAAGTACCGTCTGCCGTTTTCCACACCCGCCAGGGCGACGCTTGGGTGGACGTTTCCACCGACGAGCTGTTCAAAGGCAAAAAAGTGGCCGTATTCTCGCTGCCCGGCGCATTCACCCCGACCTGCTCTTCCACGCACCTGCCGCGTTACAACGAACTGGCCAAAGAATTTTACGCGCGCGGCGTGGACAGCATTTTGTGCGTTTCCGTCAATGACACATTCGTCATGAACGCCTGGCTGGCCGATCAGGAAGCCGAAAACATCGTCGTGATTCCCGACGGCAACGGCGATTTCACGCGCGGCATGGGTATGCTGGTTTCCAAAGAACAACTGGGCTTCGGCGACCGCTCTTGGCGTTATTCCATGCTGGTCGACGACGGCGTCATCGAAAAAGCCTTTATCGAGCCGGTCAAAGACGGCGACCCGTTTGAAGTATCCGATGCCGACACCATGCTCAAATACATCGATCCGCAATGGAAAGCACAGGAATCGGTTGCCGTTTTCACCAAACCGGGCTGCCCCTTCTGCGCCAAAGCCAAAGCCCTGCTGGAAGAAAAAGGGCTGGCCTACGAAGAAATCGTTTTGGGTAAAGACGCGTCTACCACTTCCGTCCGCGCCATTACCGGCAAAACTTCTGTTCCGCAAGTCTTTATCGGCGGCAAGCACATCGGCGGCAGCGACGAGCTGGCAGCCTATTTCGCCGGATAA
- the ispE gene encoding 4-(cytidine 5'-diphospho)-2-C-methyl-D-erythritol kinase: protein MTAQSYEAYPAPAKLNLDLRITGRRADGYHELESIFCLIGLSDTVWLRLRDDGRIVLHNPTGVPAEQDLAYRAAAALQPFARGGSGVEIRLDKRIPAGGGLGGGSSDAATVLMVLNRLWQCGLSRADLAALGLKLGADVPFFLFGRHAFARGVGERLAPIDLPFQWYVVVRPPQHVATAAVFGHPDLPRNSTPAARADYWALQPLRNDMQGVVLAQYPAVAQVFRALSAFGEPRLTGSGSCLFLAFDSRQAAAETAEQLTVDGEVWCVPQLAQHPLADFMPDF from the coding sequence ATGACGGCACAGAGCTATGAAGCGTACCCCGCGCCGGCCAAGCTGAATCTGGATTTGCGCATTACCGGCCGCCGTGCCGACGGGTATCACGAACTGGAAAGTATTTTCTGCCTGATCGGTTTGTCGGATACGGTTTGGCTGCGCCTGCGCGATGACGGCCGGATTGTCCTGCACAACCCCACCGGCGTGCCGGCCGAACAGGATTTGGCCTATCGTGCTGCCGCCGCTTTACAGCCGTTTGCCCGCGGCGGTTCGGGGGTGGAAATCCGTTTGGACAAACGCATTCCCGCAGGCGGCGGTTTGGGCGGGGGCAGTTCCGATGCGGCGACAGTGCTGATGGTGCTGAACCGCCTGTGGCAATGCGGGTTAAGCCGTGCGGATTTGGCCGCACTGGGCTTGAAGCTGGGGGCGGACGTGCCGTTTTTCCTGTTCGGCCGCCATGCCTTTGCGCGCGGCGTGGGCGAACGTTTGGCGCCTATCGACCTGCCGTTTCAGTGGTATGTGGTGGTCCGCCCGCCGCAACATGTGGCAACGGCGGCGGTGTTCGGCCACCCTGATCTGCCGCGCAACAGCACGCCTGCCGCCCGTGCCGATTATTGGGCCTTGCAGCCGCTGCGCAACGATATGCAGGGCGTGGTGCTGGCGCAATATCCGGCGGTGGCGCAGGTTTTCCGTGCTTTGTCCGCATTCGGCGAACCGCGTCTGACCGGTTCGGGATCCTGTCTGTTTCTGGCGTTCGACAGCCGTCAGGCGGCAGCCGAAACCGCAGAACAACTGACGGTGGATGGGGAAGTTTGGTGTGTGCCGCAGCTGGCGCAGCACCCGCTGGCGGATTTCATGCCTGATTTTTAA
- a CDS encoding M48 family metallopeptidase, with the protein MMAAWKKQLGAVWAAVWIGLPQAEAETVTVSEPPPQMIIRRSHGEVEDPARLKAITDRSNHLFSLFLAELSLQRGNAAPALGTYLTMLERTKDTEVAERAMDMAVGLSAFDVAESVYRRWVALEPSPGAALRRITWARNMVRGDFEQAAAEWDGALGQADDGRQRQMFLLAAQTAVQSRQAAAVLEDKIHRAALARPEMPEAAVADAVFSVLNDRGSRTVAALHRLAAADGELLPPTELTLRLISRRRPEILGRFFQSAELPKLPPVWRELRVAALAADGKTDEADALLKQLLAEAPSAELYIQAALLEGARKSGRAQTVHYLERAYQSGTQEQQSRAAVAAVLAALEDKDIAAAGKWLARIRAAEYAFDKLFLQAALAQTKSEWGQVRRLAEQARAQPSQEGRFFTEEDFFGLYLEALAREQDARRVLPVLNRLYREAQRAGRTERALDVLYRRGLLYADRLNNPRAALADFRQVADSRPNTESLNALGYTMLQVPGEDLERAFGLIQTAYSQEPESAAVNDSMGWAYFKRGDARAALPYLEYAYRELPHGEVAAHLGEVLLALGEKERALAVFKQGLAGEGAELVRAAMRRLGIKLPAAR; encoded by the coding sequence ATGATGGCGGCATGGAAAAAACAGCTTGGGGCAGTTTGGGCGGCGGTATGGATAGGGCTGCCTCAGGCTGAGGCCGAAACCGTAACCGTCTCAGAACCGCCCCCGCAGATGATTATCCGGCGCAGCCACGGTGAAGTCGAAGATCCTGCCCGCCTGAAAGCCATTACCGACCGCAGCAACCATCTGTTTTCGCTTTTTCTGGCCGAGCTGTCGTTGCAGCGCGGCAACGCCGCTCCCGCGCTGGGGACTTATCTGACCATGCTCGAACGCACCAAAGATACCGAAGTGGCCGAACGGGCGATGGATATGGCGGTCGGTTTGAGTGCGTTTGATGTTGCAGAATCGGTCTACCGCCGCTGGGTGGCGTTGGAGCCTTCGCCCGGCGCGGCTTTGCGGCGGATAACGTGGGCGCGCAATATGGTGCGCGGTGATTTTGAACAGGCTGCCGCAGAGTGGGACGGCGCGCTGGGTCAGGCGGACGACGGCCGCCAGCGGCAGATGTTCCTGCTGGCCGCACAGACAGCCGTACAGAGCCGGCAGGCGGCGGCCGTATTGGAAGACAAAATCCACCGCGCCGCGCTGGCACGGCCGGAGATGCCGGAAGCGGCGGTGGCCGATGCCGTTTTCAGTGTATTGAACGACCGAGGCAGCCGTACGGTGGCGGCCCTGCACCGACTGGCCGCCGCAGACGGCGAACTGTTGCCGCCCACCGAGCTGACGCTGCGCCTGATCAGTCGGCGCCGGCCGGAAATTCTCGGCCGCTTCTTCCAAAGTGCGGAGCTGCCGAAGCTGCCGCCCGTATGGCGCGAGTTGCGGGTGGCGGCGTTGGCGGCCGACGGTAAAACCGATGAAGCGGACGCTTTACTGAAACAGCTGCTGGCCGAAGCGCCGAGTGCCGAACTGTATATTCAGGCCGCACTGTTGGAGGGTGCACGCAAAAGCGGCCGCGCGCAAACCGTCCATTATCTGGAACGCGCCTATCAGAGCGGTACGCAGGAGCAGCAGAGCCGTGCCGCCGTTGCGGCGGTGCTGGCTGCTTTGGAAGACAAGGATATTGCCGCTGCCGGAAAATGGCTGGCGCGTATCCGTGCTGCCGAATATGCGTTCGACAAACTGTTTTTGCAGGCTGCTCTGGCGCAGACAAAAAGCGAATGGGGGCAGGTGCGCCGTCTGGCCGAACAGGCACGTGCCCAGCCTTCGCAGGAAGGGCGCTTTTTTACGGAAGAAGATTTTTTCGGTCTGTATCTGGAGGCATTGGCGCGTGAACAAGATGCACGGCGCGTGCTGCCGGTACTCAACCGTCTGTATCGGGAAGCGCAGCGGGCAGGCCGTACGGAACGCGCACTGGACGTGCTTTACCGGCGCGGCCTGCTGTATGCCGACCGCCTGAATAATCCGCGAGCCGCTTTGGCCGATTTCCGCCAGGTGGCCGACAGCCGCCCGAATACCGAGTCGCTGAACGCGCTGGGCTATACCATGTTGCAGGTGCCGGGCGAAGATTTGGAACGGGCTTTCGGTCTGATTCAGACGGCATACAGTCAGGAACCCGAATCTGCCGCCGTCAATGACAGTATGGGGTGGGCGTATTTCAAGCGCGGCGATGCCCGCGCCGCCCTGCCGTATCTGGAATATGCCTACCGCGAGCTGCCGCACGGCGAAGTGGCGGCGCACTTGGGCGAAGTGCTGCTGGCCTTGGGCGAGAAAGAACGCGCGCTGGCGGTATTCAAACAGGGATTGGCGGGCGAGGGCGCGGAGCTGGTGCGTGCCGCTATGCGCCGTTTGGGCATCAAACTGCCTGCCGCCCGTTGA
- a CDS encoding ElyC/SanA/YdcF family protein — MNAPDGRGRAIENLIPRYSPDYENDPYLREQVIQYRRWQWQDLYRSLDLKAQARPDYLNTYRMQAEVYLLNGQYREALSQLDQILRRRPDDLHALGVSIVAAAALDDKEQVAARLNALQKRSPAAAQTVAEFLAFTEQAINHPYSTQPTRPITFDTIAVFGESPNPDGTPSESLLHRLEKAKEMARKYPNAKLILSGGPVRTPYAEADVMAKWLAENGIARSRLILEPQARDTHGNVIRMVEILKANGLNKVLAVATRRHIARAAASLEAYARYAGYPIQVDGVGGGPLPSTEKQHERARYTYVNTARAFGLYRLSEFKRFE; from the coding sequence ATGAACGCACCGGACGGACGGGGCAGAGCCATTGAAAACCTGATTCCGCGCTACTCCCCCGATTACGAAAACGATCCCTATCTGCGCGAACAAGTCATCCAATACCGCCGCTGGCAGTGGCAGGATCTCTACCGCAGTCTCGACCTCAAAGCCCAAGCCCGCCCCGACTATCTCAACACCTACCGTATGCAGGCCGAAGTCTACCTGCTCAACGGGCAATACCGCGAAGCCCTGTCGCAACTGGATCAAATCCTGCGCCGCCGGCCCGATGACCTGCACGCGCTGGGTGTCAGCATCGTTGCCGCCGCCGCGCTGGACGACAAAGAACAGGTGGCCGCCCGTCTGAACGCCCTGCAAAAACGCTCGCCTGCGGCGGCACAAACCGTTGCCGAATTTCTGGCCTTTACCGAACAAGCCATTAACCATCCTTACAGTACACAGCCGACCCGCCCGATTACATTCGATACCATCGCCGTTTTCGGCGAATCGCCCAATCCCGACGGTACGCCGTCTGAAAGCCTGCTGCACCGTTTGGAAAAAGCCAAAGAAATGGCACGGAAATATCCGAATGCCAAACTGATTCTGAGCGGCGGCCCGGTGCGCACGCCGTATGCCGAAGCCGATGTCATGGCCAAATGGCTGGCGGAAAACGGTATCGCCCGCAGCCGCCTCATTCTCGAACCGCAAGCGCGCGACACACACGGCAACGTCATCCGCATGGTCGAAATCCTGAAAGCAAACGGCCTGAACAAAGTGCTGGCCGTCGCCACACGCCGGCACATCGCACGGGCTGCCGCTTCGCTGGAAGCCTACGCACGCTATGCCGGTTACCCGATTCAGGTTGACGGAGTCGGCGGCGGCCCCCTGCCTTCTACCGAAAAGCAGCACGAACGGGCACGCTACACTTATGTCAACACCGCCCGCGCTTTCGGCCTGTACCGTTTGAGCGAGTTCAAGCGGTTTGAATAA
- a CDS encoding 50S ribosomal protein L25/general stress protein Ctc, producing the protein MSFELQATVREAQGTGASRRLRREGKTPAVVYGDNQEAVAVAVDHKTVYYALEKESFHTALIKLNLNGKTQDVIVRDFQMHPFRQEVTHIDFQAVDVNKPLKMRIPVHVVNAEKSQAVKLQSGRVSLLASGVEVIVDPKNIPAALELDCAEVVAGDILHLSDITYPEGVSSVALKRNSNLAIATVTGKKR; encoded by the coding sequence ATGTCTTTTGAATTACAGGCTACCGTACGCGAAGCGCAAGGTACTGGTGCGAGCCGCCGCCTGCGCCGCGAAGGTAAAACCCCCGCTGTGGTTTACGGCGACAATCAGGAAGCCGTAGCCGTAGCGGTAGACCACAAAACCGTTTACTACGCATTGGAAAAAGAATCGTTCCACACGGCTTTGATCAAGCTGAACCTGAACGGCAAAACCCAAGACGTGATTGTGCGCGATTTCCAAATGCACCCGTTCCGTCAGGAAGTGACCCACATCGATTTTCAAGCAGTTGATGTGAACAAGCCGCTGAAAATGCGCATTCCGGTTCACGTTGTCAATGCCGAGAAGTCTCAGGCCGTCAAACTGCAGTCCGGCCGCGTTTCCCTGCTGGCCAGCGGTGTCGAAGTGATTGTCGATCCGAAAAACATTCCGGCTGCGCTGGAATTGGACTGTGCCGAAGTGGTGGCGGGCGATATTCTGCACCTGTCGGACATCACTTATCCCGAAGGTGTCAGCAGCGTGGCTTTGAAACGCAATTCCAATCTGGCGATTGCCACTGTTACCGGCAAAAAACGCTGA
- a CDS encoding 1-acylglycerol-3-phosphate O-acyltransferase, producing the protein MPRPETTTLFTRFQRLIRLLFWLLSTAWQISRLNTADQAQRNALVARAGRRALAILNIRLHADEIRLPPAATGTLIVANHVSWLDIFALAALLPAGFIAKQEIRRWPLIGRMAANVGTVFINRSERRDVDGINRAVAAALQNGRNVCFFPEAQTSDGLNVLPFKAALFQSAADTGALVQPVALRYCDHNGRRSTLPSYTGHTHLLVSLWRIVSMPAIELYADVLPPLSVSDRYAAKDEAERQIRVVVGQAV; encoded by the coding sequence ATGCCCCGACCCGAAACCACAACGCTGTTTACCCGTTTCCAACGCCTGATCCGCCTGCTCTTCTGGCTGCTGTCTACCGCCTGGCAAATCAGCCGTCTCAATACCGCCGATCAGGCGCAGCGCAACGCGCTGGTTGCCCGAGCCGGACGCCGCGCCCTCGCCATTCTCAATATCCGCCTGCACGCCGACGAAATCCGCCTGCCGCCTGCCGCCACGGGTACACTCATCGTCGCCAACCATGTTTCCTGGCTGGACATTTTCGCCCTGGCCGCCCTGCTGCCCGCCGGCTTTATCGCCAAACAGGAAATCCGCCGCTGGCCGCTGATCGGCCGCATGGCCGCCAATGTCGGCACGGTCTTTATCAACCGCAGCGAACGCAGAGATGTGGACGGCATCAACCGCGCCGTGGCCGCCGCGCTGCAAAACGGCCGAAACGTCTGTTTTTTCCCCGAAGCGCAAACATCAGACGGCCTGAACGTGCTGCCGTTCAAAGCCGCGCTGTTTCAGTCGGCAGCCGACACCGGCGCCCTTGTCCAGCCGGTTGCCCTGCGCTACTGCGACCACAACGGCCGCCGCAGCACGCTGCCGTCATACACCGGCCACACTCATCTGCTAGTCTCACTATGGCGCATCGTCTCCATGCCCGCCATCGAACTTTATGCCGACGTGCTGCCGCCGCTGAGCGTCAGCGACCGCTATGCGGCCAAAGACGAAGCCGAACGGCAGATCCGCGTCGTGGTCGGACAGGCCGTCTGA
- a CDS encoding outer membrane lipoprotein LolB — protein MWKTALAAAAVLLLAACAVPRPQSAANWQPQRGSAGFSAVGRLSAQKDGTGFHASFDWNRQNGVETIDINTPLGNTVGSLCQDRLGALAVDAAGRRSEAADARQLSGRLLGVTLPVEYLRVWAHGQWVEGVPHQILPDGSLRQQEWTVRRSLNAAGGIRLLEVAGNQMSLRLVFDSMETAADDAQPPSLCAVREAA, from the coding sequence ATGTGGAAAACAGCTTTGGCGGCCGCTGCCGTTTTGCTTTTGGCCGCTTGTGCCGTACCGCGTCCGCAAAGTGCCGCCAACTGGCAGCCGCAGCGCGGCAGTGCGGGATTCAGTGCCGTAGGCCGTTTGTCGGCGCAGAAAGACGGGACGGGTTTTCATGCCTCGTTCGACTGGAACCGGCAAAACGGGGTGGAAACCATAGACATCAATACACCGCTGGGCAATACGGTGGGCAGCCTGTGTCAGGACAGATTGGGCGCATTGGCGGTGGATGCCGCCGGACGGCGTAGCGAAGCGGCCGATGCGCGCCAATTGAGCGGCCGTCTGCTGGGCGTTACTCTGCCGGTTGAATATCTGCGCGTATGGGCACACGGGCAGTGGGTGGAAGGCGTGCCGCACCAAATTCTGCCCGACGGCAGCCTGCGCCAGCAGGAATGGACGGTGCGCCGCAGCCTGAATGCGGCCGGCGGCATACGCCTGCTGGAAGTGGCGGGCAATCAGATGAGCCTGCGTCTGGTGTTCGACAGCATGGAAACGGCGGCCGATGATGCGCAGCCGCCGTCCCTGTGTGCCGTGCGGGAGGCGGCATGA
- a CDS encoding CoA pyrophosphatase, which yields MPDSDSADTALTALLASLSGLPPAHLHGRNRALPPPGRWQEAAVLLGVVPHENRPHIILTRRSSTLRQHTGQTALPGGRRDAGDTDLTTTALREAHEEIGTPPAVWQTFSPMPPLYSPSGYAVSAVPALSRRSLTVRPSENEVAEVFYLPLTRALNPENYRIRAGFAAAPYPVYELPFGRHDIWGLTAAMLYALAEANRLHGFFPANPPA from the coding sequence ATGCCCGACTCCGATTCTGCCGACACCGCTTTGACCGCACTGCTCGCTTCACTCTCCGGTCTGCCGCCGGCGCACCTGCACGGGCGGAACCGCGCGCTGCCGCCACCCGGCAGATGGCAGGAAGCAGCAGTACTGTTGGGCGTGGTACCGCACGAAAACCGCCCGCACATTATTCTGACGCGCCGCAGCAGCACATTACGGCAGCACACCGGCCAAACCGCCCTGCCCGGCGGACGGCGCGATGCGGGCGATACCGACCTGACTACCACCGCCCTGCGCGAGGCCCACGAAGAAATCGGTACGCCCCCGGCGGTATGGCAGACGTTTTCCCCCATGCCGCCGCTGTACAGTCCGTCCGGCTATGCCGTATCGGCCGTGCCCGCGCTGAGCCGCCGCAGCCTGACGGTGCGGCCGTCTGAAAACGAAGTGGCCGAAGTGTTTTATCTGCCGCTGACCCGGGCGCTGAACCCCGAAAACTACCGTATCCGCGCCGGATTTGCTGCTGCGCCGTATCCGGTGTACGAACTGCCGTTCGGGCGGCACGACATCTGGGGGCTGACCGCCGCCATGTTATACGCGCTGGCCGAGGCCAACCGCCTCCACGGCTTTTTCCCTGCCAACCCGCCGGCCTGA
- the mutM gene encoding bifunctional DNA-formamidopyrimidine glycosylase/DNA-(apurinic or apyrimidinic site) lyase yields MPELPEVETTLRGIAQHIEGRSVAALTVRQPKLRLPVPPGLHDTLCGQTVRRCRRRAKYLLIEFPAGIVLIHLGMSGSLRVFRPDTAPAAGRHDHLDIVFSDGLILRYRDPRRFGMVLWYAGAPETHPLLAHLGPEPLADDFDAGYLFAALQKRRSAVKSVLMDNRVVVGVGNIYANESLFYAGIAPHRPACDVSENEAAALCTQIKTVLARAIAKGGSTLRDFVDSSGNSGYFQQEYAVYGRHQLPCPRCGTPVAKQIIGQRSSFYCPACQT; encoded by the coding sequence ATGCCCGAACTGCCCGAAGTCGAAACCACCCTGCGCGGTATCGCGCAGCATATCGAAGGCCGAAGCGTGGCCGCCTTGACCGTGCGCCAACCGAAGCTGCGCCTGCCCGTGCCGCCCGGCCTGCATGACACGCTGTGCGGCCAAACGGTGCGCCGCTGCCGCCGCCGCGCCAAATATCTGCTGATCGAGTTTCCCGCCGGCATCGTGCTGATTCATCTGGGCATGTCGGGCAGCCTGCGCGTATTCCGCCCCGATACCGCACCCGCCGCAGGCAGGCACGACCATCTGGACATCGTGTTTTCAGACGGCCTGATACTGCGTTATCGCGACCCGCGCCGCTTCGGTATGGTGTTGTGGTATGCGGGTGCACCCGAAACCCACCCGCTGCTGGCGCATCTGGGACCCGAGCCGCTGGCAGACGATTTTGATGCCGGTTATCTGTTTGCCGCGCTGCAAAAACGGCGCAGCGCAGTGAAAAGCGTGCTGATGGACAACCGTGTGGTGGTGGGCGTGGGCAATATTTACGCCAACGAAAGTCTGTTTTATGCAGGCATCGCGCCGCACCGTCCGGCCTGCGACGTCAGCGAAAACGAAGCGGCCGCCCTGTGTACACAGATCAAAACCGTGCTTGCGCGCGCGATTGCCAAAGGCGGCAGCACCCTGCGCGATTTTGTCGACAGCAGCGGCAACAGCGGCTATTTCCAGCAGGAATACGCCGTTTACGGCCGCCACCAACTGCCCTGCCCGCGCTGCGGCACACCGGTTGCCAAACAGATAATCGGGCAGCGCAGTTCATTTTACTGCCCCGCCTGCCAAACCTGA
- a CDS encoding dihydrolipoyl dehydrogenase, translated as MKKIRADVAVIGGGTAGMGAFRNARRHTDNVYLIESHVFGTTCARVGCMPSKLLIAAAEARHHALAVEPFGIRLDKSSVQTDGRAVMARVKAERDRFVGFVLEDVEAWPEDRRIKGHACFIDAHTLHIDGHTEITAKRIVIATGSRPVVPPQWQALGDRLIINDDVFSWDTLPESVAVFGTGVIGLELGQALHRLGVRTAVFGRSGNIGGLSDPDVLEEARTVFAEEFPLHLNLDMDKTAVSLDSNGKVQIEWQDKNGRSGRFAADYLLSAAGRRPNVDNIGLENLNIATDARGVPTADPHTMQTGIPHIFIAGDASDQLPLLHEAADQGKIAGDNAGRYPHIEKGLRRSPLAIVFSDPQIATVGLRFAEVEKQYGTSGYVTGSVSFRNQGRSRVMRVNQGCLRVYAAKSDGRLLGAEAVGPAVEHLAHLLAWAHQMNMSVPQMLDMPFYHPVIEEGLRTALRDAAAKL; from the coding sequence ATGAAAAAAATCCGCGCAGACGTGGCCGTTATCGGCGGCGGCACCGCCGGTATGGGCGCATTCCGCAACGCCCGCCGCCATACCGACAATGTTTATCTGATTGAGAGCCATGTTTTCGGCACCACCTGCGCCCGCGTCGGCTGTATGCCGTCCAAGCTGCTGATTGCCGCCGCCGAAGCCCGCCATCATGCCCTTGCCGTCGAGCCGTTCGGTATCCGTCTCGATAAAAGCAGCGTGCAGACCGACGGGCGCGCCGTGATGGCGCGCGTGAAAGCCGAGCGCGACCGCTTTGTCGGTTTTGTCTTGGAAGATGTGGAGGCCTGGCCGGAAGACAGGCGCATCAAAGGACATGCCTGCTTTATCGACGCGCATACCCTGCACATCGACGGCCACACCGAAATCACGGCCAAACGCATCGTCATCGCCACCGGCTCCCGCCCCGTCGTGCCGCCGCAATGGCAGGCCTTGGGCGACCGTCTGATTATCAACGACGACGTATTTTCCTGGGACACCCTGCCCGAAAGCGTGGCCGTATTCGGTACGGGCGTCATCGGCTTGGAACTCGGCCAGGCACTGCACCGCCTGGGCGTGCGCACGGCCGTATTCGGCCGCAGCGGCAATATCGGCGGCCTGAGCGATCCGGATGTTCTCGAAGAAGCGCGTACGGTATTTGCGGAAGAATTTCCGCTGCATCTCAATCTGGATATGGACAAAACCGCCGTTTCGCTCGACAGCAACGGCAAAGTGCAGATTGAATGGCAAGACAAAAACGGCCGCAGCGGCCGGTTTGCCGCCGACTACCTGCTGTCCGCCGCCGGCCGCCGCCCCAATGTGGACAACATCGGCCTGGAAAATCTGAATATCGCCACCGATGCGCGCGGCGTACCGACAGCCGACCCGCACACCATGCAGACCGGCATCCCCCACATCTTTATCGCGGGCGATGCTTCCGACCAGCTGCCGCTGCTGCATGAAGCGGCCGATCAGGGCAAAATCGCGGGCGACAACGCCGGCCGCTACCCGCATATCGAAAAAGGCCTGCGCCGCAGCCCGCTGGCGATTGTATTTTCCGACCCGCAAATCGCCACCGTCGGTCTGCGTTTTGCCGAAGTGGAAAAACAGTACGGCACAAGCGGTTATGTTACGGGCAGCGTCTCATTCCGCAATCAGGGACGCAGCCGCGTGATGCGGGTCAATCAAGGCTGCCTGCGCGTCTATGCAGCCAAATCAGACGGCCGCCTGCTGGGCGCGGAAGCCGTCGGCCCGGCCGTCGAACACTTGGCCCACCTGCTCGCATGGGCGCACCAAATGAACATGAGCGTGCCGCAGATGCTGGATATGCCTTTCTACCACCCCGTTATCGAAGAAGGCCTGCGTACCGCCCTGCGCGATGCCGCCGCCAAGCTGTAA
- a CDS encoding ribose-phosphate pyrophosphokinase, which translates to MAAYDSLMVFTGNANPKLAANVVKHLDISLGNASVTKFSDGEVAVELLENVRGRDVFILQPTCAPTNDNLMEVLTMADALKRASAGRITAAIPYFGYARQDRRPRSVRVPISAKLVANMLYSAGIDRVLTVDLHADQIQGFFDIPVDNIYATPILTHDILQQRIENLTVVSPDIGGVVRARAVAKVLNADLAIIDKRRPKANVAEVMNIIGDVEGRTCLIVDDMIDTANTLCKAASALKERGAERVLAYATHPVFSGQAVERIATSDIDQVVVTDTIPLSEAAEACPRIRQVTIAGLLAETVRRISNEESVSYLFNEDIVTPGAMFLP; encoded by the coding sequence ATGGCTGCATACGACAGTTTGATGGTGTTTACCGGTAATGCCAATCCGAAATTGGCCGCCAATGTGGTCAAACATCTGGATATTTCATTGGGCAATGCTTCCGTGACCAAATTTTCAGACGGCGAAGTGGCGGTCGAGCTGTTGGAAAACGTGCGCGGCCGCGATGTGTTTATTTTGCAGCCCACATGTGCACCCACCAACGACAATCTGATGGAAGTGCTGACCATGGCCGACGCGCTCAAACGCGCCTCCGCCGGACGCATTACCGCCGCGATTCCCTATTTCGGTTATGCCCGCCAAGACCGCCGTCCGCGTTCCGTGCGCGTGCCCATTTCGGCCAAGCTGGTAGCCAATATGCTGTATTCGGCCGGTATCGACCGTGTATTGACGGTTGATCTGCATGCCGACCAGATTCAGGGTTTTTTCGATATTCCGGTGGACAATATTTATGCCACCCCGATTCTGACCCACGACATTTTGCAGCAGCGCATCGAAAACCTGACCGTCGTCAGCCCCGATATCGGCGGCGTGGTGCGCGCCCGTGCGGTGGCCAAAGTGCTGAATGCCGATTTGGCGATTATCGACAAACGCCGCCCGAAAGCCAATGTGGCCGAAGTGATGAACATCATCGGCGATGTGGAAGGCCGCACCTGTCTGATTGTGGACGATATGATCGATACGGCCAATACGCTGTGCAAAGCCGCTTCCGCCCTGAAAGAGCGCGGTGCCGAGCGCGTGTTGGCCTATGCTACCCACCCGGTGTTTTCCGGCCAGGCTGTCGAGCGGATTGCCACTTCGGATATCGACCAGGTGGTCGTGACCGATACCATTCCGCTTTCTGAGGCTGCCGAAGCCTGTCCGCGTATCCGGCAGGTTACCATTGCCGGCCTTTTGGCGGAAACCGTGCGCCGCATCAGCAACGAAGAATCCGTTTCGTATCTTTTCAATGAAGATATTGTAACGCCCGGGGCGATGTTCCTGCCCTGA